From a single Arachis hypogaea cultivar Tifrunner chromosome 3, arahy.Tifrunner.gnm2.J5K5, whole genome shotgun sequence genomic region:
- the LOC112733947 gene encoding transcription factor SRM1, with product MAGDEVGSSSEWSFEQDKAFENALGTYPEDDLDRWEKIAADVTGKTLEEVKQHYELLVDDVNLIESGRVTLPAYNSTSEGSTGNASDEGAGKKGGQPWNSNSESNNGSKASRSDQERRKGIAWTEDEHRLFLLGLEKYGKGDWRSISRNFVVTRTPTQVASHAQKYFIRLNSMNKDRRRSSIHDITSVNNGDVSAPQGPITGQTNGSAGNSTGKSPKQGPPTPTGPPTVGLFGAPTIGQPIGGGPLVSAVGTPVNAHMAYGVRAPVPGAPMNMGAVAYPMPPTSHR from the exons ATGGCTGGTGATGAAGTAGGTAGTAGCTCTGAGTGGAGCTTTGAGCAGGATAAAGCATTTGAGAATGCCTTGGGTACTTACCCTGAGGACGATCTGGATCGATGGGAGAAGATTGCTGCCGATGTAACTGGGAAGACTTTGGAAGAGGTTAAACAACACTATGAGCTTCTGGTTGATGATGTCAACTTAATTGAATCTGGGCGTGTGACTCTACCGGCTTATAATTCTACTTCAGAAGGCTCAACAGGCAATGCTAGTGATGAAGGAGCTGGCAAGAAGGGTGGCCAACCTTGGAATTCAAACAGCGAGTCTAATAATGGATCTAAGGCTTCAAGATCAGATCAGGAACGGCGCAAGGGTATTGCTTGGACAGAAGATGAACACAG GTTATTTCTTCTTGGATTGGAGAAGTATGGAAAGGGTGACTGGCGAAGTATATCGAGGAATTTTGTGGTGACAAGAACTCCTACACAAGTAGCAAGCCACGCCCAAAAATATTTCATTCGTTTGAACTCGATGAACAAAGATCGAAGGCGATCAAGCATACACGATATCACCAGTGTGAACAATGGAGACGTGTCGGCACCTCAAGGACCAATCACCGGTCAAACGAATGGTTCAGCTGGAAATTCCACGGGAAAGTCACCAAAACAAGGCCCTCCAACCCCAACCGGTCCTCCAACTGTAGGACTGTTTGGTGCTCCGACCATTGGACAACCGATAGGAGGAGGACCCCTTGTGTCTGCAGTTGGCACGCCAGTGAATGCACACATGGCTTATGGTGTCCGAGCTCCAGTTCCCGGGGCTCCGATGAACATGGGTGCTGTGGCATACCCCATGCCCCCAACATCTCATAGGTGA